The following proteins are encoded in a genomic region of Anopheles cruzii unplaced genomic scaffold, idAnoCruzAS_RS32_06 scaffold02533_ctg1, whole genome shotgun sequence:
- the LOC128276810 gene encoding dynein axonemal light chain 1-like, producing the protein MGTMAKATTIKEALKRMEDRTKTNSCDEKEIDLCFQWPPIEKMDTTFSTLVACQKLSLSTNMIDKIYGLSGMKNLRILSLGRNYIKAISGLEGVSDTLEELWISYNLVEKLKGISVLKRLKVLYMSNNLVKDWVEFNRLADLPMLEDLLFAGNPLVESMEESIWRAEASKRLLSLRKLDGETVIREEAENANQQGPGLAEK; encoded by the exons ATGGGTACTATGGCGAAAGCGACCACCATCAAGGAGGCTCTGAAAAGAATGGAGGATCGCACGAAGACCAACTCGTGCGATGAGAAAGAAATCGACCTCTGCTTTCAGTGGCCACCGATAGAAAAGATGGACACTACCTTCTCCACACTCGTCGCTTGCCA GAAGCTATCACTCTCAACGAACATGATCGACAAGATCTACGGTTTgagtggaatgaaaaatctGCGCATCCTCTCACTTGGCCGGAACTACATTAAAGCCATATCGGGCCTTGAGGGTGTAAGCGACACGCTGGAAGAACTCTGGATCAGCTACAATCTGGTTGAGAAGTTGAAAGGCATTAGTGTGCTGAAACGGTTGAAGGTGCTGTACATGAGCAACAATCTGGTCAAGGATTGGGTTGAGTTTAACCGGTTGGCCGATTTACCGATGCTGGAAGACTTGCTGTTCGCGGGCAACCCTCTCGTGGAGTCAATGGAGGAAAGCATCTGGCGGGCGGAGGCCAGCAAGCGGTTGTTGTCGCTGAGAAAGCTCGACGGCGAAACGGTTATACGAGAGGAAGCGGAAAACGCAAACCAACAGGGGCCCGGTCTAGCGGAGAagtag